A genomic segment from Glycine max cultivar Williams 82 chromosome 1, Glycine_max_v4.0, whole genome shotgun sequence encodes:
- the LOC100806576 gene encoding uncharacterized protein, giving the protein MAAAALLELDRVLKSKKEMLTPREANILLSWKSKSLMDLAAGALGGTAAAGAATWKLNGLFRICLSAGFGTYCGPWMFNRSSYSHADQILTMDGSILQKELANITVTKYQNDPLLMRLISKHLYLERIFDDSTSNNPTLRWRYRNFFSDNAVNGHRTHDRESNDKSQGRSENVTDSKRTNLKTKRTFKNASPDIMSEGDPLDCLFGYAPPVEEIHHSNFPNKPSGIHNRARRKSHRRRRMHNHEDLSNSESAAAV; this is encoded by the exons ATGGCTGCAGCAGCGTTGCTCGAACTTGATCGAGTTCTCAAGTCCAAGAAG GAAATGTTGACGCCTCGGGAAGCAAATATTCTTCTATCGTGGAAATCTAAATCTCTGATGGATCTCGCTGCCGGTGCACTTGGTGGGACCGCAGCTGCAGGGGCTG CAACTTGGAAACTCAATGGACTATTTCGAATATGCCTTTCAGCAG GATTTGGTACTTACTGTGGACCGTGGATGTTTAATAGATCCTCGTATTCTCATGCAGATCAGATTCTTACAATGGATGGTAGTATATTACAGAAGGAGTTAGCGAATAT AACGGTGACAAAATACCAGAATGATCCTTTGCTAATGCGGCTTATATCTAAGCATTTGTACTTGGAGAGGATTTTTGATGATTCAACCTCTAATAATCCTACATTAAGATGGAGATACCGGAATTTCTTTAGCGATAATGCAGTCAATGGTCATAGGACACATGATCGTGAATCTAATGATAAATCCCAAGGCAGGTCTGAAAATGTCACCGACAGCAAAAGAACAAATCTTAAGACCAAGCGTACTTTT AAAAACGCGAGTCCTGATATTATGTCGGAGGGTGACCCTCTTGATTGTCTTTTTGGTTATGCTCCTCCGGTGGAAGAGATCCATCATTCAAATTTCCCAAATAAACCATCAGGAATACATAATCGGGCTCGTAGAAAATCTCACCGTAGGCGTCGGATGCATAATCATGAGGACCTTTCAAACTCTGAGTCTGCAGCAGCTGTTTGA
- the LOC100807115 gene encoding uncharacterized protein, whose amino-acid sequence MARKRKPLWGLSTKKLGRLPHVFSRVLQLPFPADTDVSVQEAPHCFRFVAESPAAGQVEAHIVEIHPGVTKVVVRETGSTALNDLHLDVWRIRLPESTRPELATAVLAAGELVVTVPKTQDVWAAVPSFCSIATNLHC is encoded by the coding sequence ATGGCGAGAAAGCGCAAGCCTCTCTGGGGTCTCTCCACCAAGAAGCTCGGAAGACTCCCTCACGTGTTCAGCAGGGTTCTCCAACTCCCCTTCCCCGCCGACACTGACGTTTCCGTCCAGGAAGCTCCCCACTGCTTCCGATTCGTGGCGGAGTCCCCCGCCGCCGGCCAAGTGGAGGCCCACATCGTCGAAATCCACCCCGGGGTCACCAAGGTTGTCGTCAGAGAAACTGGCTCCACCGCCTTGAACGACCTCCACCTTGATGTTTGGAGGATCCGCCTCCCGGAATCCACGCGCCCGGAGCTCGCCACCGCCGTCTTGGCCGCTGGGGAACTGGTCGTCACGGTGCCCAAGACCCAGGATGTCTGGGCTGCTGTACCCTCTTTTTGCAGCATAGCAACTAACTTACACTGTTGA
- the LOC100811562 gene encoding uncharacterized protein, translating into MEMENNGFLNLQAVAPEMSGEGFPYAPENWPEDGDIWGWRTGRRIVANRSHFQDRYLYLPNRLIRALKEEKEKENPGSGADSGSSSSSIRRQQHIFASKLAVERYIKTYFPDADIDAFFASFSWKIPALRSNGNALPIAAVPLQQIAQEAYDSDSGDVVKCKARNKKCTSLVLEEIEKYSPAMHCDICCSEPGFCRDCCCILCCKTVSSAYGGYNYIKCQVNSGGGICGHVAHMECALRCLLAGKVGGNIGLDAQYHCRRCDGRTDMISHVNNLLQTCRAADLDDEIRKKILNLGACLLRGSQKPVAKELLCRIELAISKLKCGTNLEDIWKEDDSFIAHSADNGNDVMEVMVYDDPFEVRTGLESYDFLPRSIKLESEVDQVLRALRKSQELEYKVAEETLQDQKTYLKNLYQQLDCEKYELACQNSSTSDVSSSAVRERKKQIRREVAKFEIMKKVANGFGRTSNDIVKEHFGLKVID; encoded by the exons ATGGAGATGGAGAATAATGGATTCCTGAATTTACAGGCAGTGGCACCGGAAATGTCCGGCGAGGGATTTCCATATGCACCGGAAAATTGGCCGGAAGATGGTGACATTTGGGGATGGAGAACTGGGCGGAGAATTGTCGCAAATCGTTCCCACTTTCAGGATCGGTATCTTTATCTGCCGAATCGACTAATCCGTGCCTTGAAAGaggaaaaggagaaagagaaccCAGGGTCAGGGGCTGACTCAGGCTCTAGTTCTAGCTCAATCCGCAGGCAACAACACATCTTTGCTAGCAAGCTTGCTGTTGAACGTTACATCAAGACATATTTTCCTGATGCTGATATTGATGCCTTTTTTGCTTCCTTCTCCTGGAAGATTCCCGCTCTACGATCCAATG GCAATGCATTGCCTATAGCTGCTGTACCACTTCAACAGATAGCACAAGAAGCCTATGACTCCGACTCTGGGGATGTTGTCAAGTGTAAAGCAAGAAATAAGAAGTGCACAAGTCTGGTGttagaagaaatagaaaaatattcacCAGCCATGCATTGTGATATCTGCTGTTCTGAACCTGGGTTTTGCCGTGATTGTTGTTGCATTCTTTGTTGCAAAACTGTTTCTTCAGCTTATGGTGGCTATAATTATATCAAGTGCCAAGTGAACTCTGGTGGGGGCATCTGTGGCCATGTTGCTCATATGGAATGCGCTCTTCGATGTCTATTGGCTGGCAAAGTTGGAGGAAATATTGGGCTAGATGCCCAGTACCACTGCCGACGCTGTGATGGGCGGACTGATATGATTTCGCATGTTAATAATCTTCTACAAACATGTAGAGCTGCTGATTTGGATGATGAAATTCGGAAGAAGATTTTGAATCTTGGTGCTTGTCTCCTGCGTGGTTCACAGAAACCTGTTGCAAAGGAGCTGCTGTGTCGTATTGAATTGGCCATCTCAAAG CTTAAATGTGGAACTAATCTTGAAGATATCTGGAAGGAAGATGACAGTTTTATAGCTCATTCTGCAG ATAACGGCAATGATGTGATGGAAGTTATGGTCTATGACGACCCTTTTGAAGTTAGGACAGGGTTGGAATCTTATGATTTTCTACCTCGTTCGATAAAACTTGAGTCTGAGGTTGATCAGGTTCTACGAGCTCTGAGAAAGTCACAGGAGCTTGAATATAAGGTAGCGGAAGAAACACTTCAAGACCAAAAGACttacttaaaaaatttgtatCAGCAACTGGACTGTGAGAAGTATGAATTGGCTTGTCAAAACTCATCTACCTCAGATGTCTCGTCTAGTGCtgtaagagaaagaaagaaacagatAAGACGGGAGGTGGCAAAATttgaaatcatgaaaaaggttgCCAATGGTTTTGGCAGGACATCCAATGATATTGTAAAGGAACACTTTGgcttgaaagtgatagattga
- the LOC100812091 gene encoding pre-rRNA-processing protein TSR2 homolog, with translation MDFINRNHSERKEINPKIFLQKSIILLLSHWYALQMAVENQWGGYDSLQKSHQLAADLFSWLSKSNALIPIEDLESLLHECMLLTFNTEIEDGSIEQVAEQLLAIHEEYLSRQSS, from the exons ATGGATTTCATCAATAGGAACCATtctgaaagaaaagaaataaacccTAAGATTTTCTTGCAAAAGAGTATCATTTTGCTTCTTTCTCATTGGTATGCCCTTCAAATGGCTGTCGAAAACCAATGGGGGGGTTATGACTCCCTCCAAAAATCGCACCAACTTGCCGCTGATTTATTCTCATGGCTCTCCAAATCCAATG CATTGATTCCTATTGAAGATTTAGAAAGCCTACTCCATGAATGTATGTTGCTTACATTTAACACAGAGATAGAAGATGGCAGTATTGAACag gtAGCAGAACAATTGTTAGCTATCCATGAAGAATATTTGTCTCGTCAATCGTCATAG